The window TTCTGCTCTTCTGTAGGTTGAGTTTCAGTAACTACTTTAATATCATCAGAGAAAATACTGTCGTTGTCCTGAACTAAAATTCCACCGTCAACTTTTACCCAAGTTTGTTTGTCTGAAACTGGATTAACGATTTTTATAATTCTTAAATTTTTCTTTTTTCTTAGGATTTCAAGAGCATCTTCATCAAAATCAGGAGCCATTACGATCTCAAGGAATGTTTTGTTTAATTTTTCAGCTGTTGCTGCGTCGATTTTGTAGTTCATTGCAACAATTCCGCCAAAGATTGAAACAGGATCACATTCGAAAGTTTTTGCATACGTTTCTAAAGCCGAAGTTCCGATGGCAACTCCACAAGGTGTAGAATGCTTTACCGCACAACAAGCCATTTCTTCTTTAAATTCTGTAACTACTTTCCAGCAAAGATCCATATCACGAAGATTATTGAAAGACAATTCTTTACCTCCCAATTGTTCGAAATCTTTCATTGCTCCATTTTCGAAAGTAGAAGCGTAATAAGCAGCAGTTTGATGAGGATTTTCACCATATCTAAGGTCAGCTACTTTTTTGTAAGAAGCGCTTAAATAAGTTGGATATTCTTCATCTAAAAGCATTCTTGAAATTGCTGCATCATAAGCTGAAGTCAAATTGAATACCTTTCCTGCTAATCTTTTACGAGTTTCGATAAGCGTATCACCGTTTTGTTCCATTTCGATTTTTACCTTCGCATAATCTTCTACATCAGTAAGTACCGTTACAGAATCGAAATTTTTAGCAGCAGAACGAAGCATTGAAGGGCCTCCGATATCAATAAATTCTACCTTTTCGTGAAGAGGAATGTCTTTATTTACATTTTCAAAGAAAGGGTAAAGATTTACGATTACCATATCAATTAAACCGATATTGTGCTCCTGAACAGTTTTCATGTGCTCTTCATTAGCACGAACTGCTAATAAACCACCGTGAACTTTTGGGTGTAAAGTTTTCACTCTTCCATCCAGCATTTCAGGAAAATCGGTTACTTCATCAATCTGAATTGGATTTAAACCAGCCTCTTTCAAATGTTTGAAAGTCCCGCCTGTAGAAATCAATTCATAATTTTGGGATTCCAAAAACTGTGCGAATTCTGTTAATCCGCTTTTGTCAGAAACACTGATCAAAACTCTCTTGCTCATAGATTTTTAATTTTTTGTAAGTAAAAATCGCAATTGCTGCGATTTTTACTCATTTTTACTTTGCCCTTTCGGGACTTTTTTCACTTTTTACTTTTTACAGTTATTTCAAACTGTAGACCGGTTCTTTCACCTCCGATCTTACTTTTACTTAGATTTTACTGAATTTGAAATAATTTTAATCGTCTAAGTGTGTTCTTATATTTTATCGTAAAATGCTTCGACAAGCTCAGCATGACATCTCTCTAATACTAACTGTTTTACGTTCTGTTTGTCATGCTGAAAGCATCTCAACTTTGCTTAGATTCCTACGGAATGACAAACTTGGTGGTTATTAGTTGCCTAATACTTTATTGATTGCTTTTGGGAAAATTTCATATTCAATACTATGAACTTTCTCTGCAACAGTTTCCGGAGTATCGTTTTCTGTAACTTCGAATGATTTTTGAAGAATTGCTTCTCCTTCATCGATTCCTGAGGTGACAAAATGAACGGTTGCTCCGCTTTCTTTTTCTTTAGCTTCAATCACAGCATGGTGAACGTGATGTCCCCACATTCCTTTTCCTCCAAATTTTGGAAGCAATGCCGGATGAATATTGATTATTTTTCCGACCCAGTTTTCACAAAACTCAGGTTTTAGAATTGATAAAAATCCTGCCAATACGATTAAATCTGTATTTTCCGGAATGATTTTACTCAATTCGCTGCTGAAGTTTTTTCCTCTCGGAATCAGAACGTTTTCAATATTATGATTTTTTGCTCTTTCCAATCCGAAACATTCTCTGTCGGCAACCACTAAAGATACTTTTGCATTCTGGATTTCTCCGTTATCAATGGTATCAATAATTCGCTGAAGATTGCTTCCTGAACCTGAAACTAAAATGATTATATTTTTCATTTTCATTTTGTGAGCCTTGTCAAGGTTTGAAACCTTGACAAGGCTTTCTATATTATTAACTAGCCCCGATTGCAGCGGCATCCTTTTTCTGAAATGGCTTAAAAAAAGCATTGGCGAAAAAGATATAGCGGAAAGCGGGATTAAGCTCCTAAAATTTTAAATCTATTTTTTCAGCTCCTTCTGTAATTTCTCCGATTTCGTAAGCGTCATCCAAAAGGTGTAGTACTTTTTCTGCGTGCTCTGCATCAACAACGATAATCATTCCGACACCCATGTTGAAAGTTCCGAACATTTCTTCGTGAGCTACTCCACCTCTTTTTTCCAACTCAACCATGATACTTGGAATTTGGATTTTTGAAGCATCAATTGAAGCACACAAACCATCACCAATAATTCTTGGAATATTTTCGTACAAACCACCGCCTGTAATGTGAGCGATACCTGCAACTTCAACTTCTTCAATTACCTTGTGAATATCTTTATAATATAGTCTTGTAGGAACCAAGAGTGTTTCATACAAAGGTTTTCCTTCAAACTCTTCATTGAAATCAGGGAACACTTTTCTTACCAAAGAAAATCCGTTTGAATGGAAACCTGAACTTGGCAAAGCAATGATTTTATCACCAGTTTTTATTTTTGAACCGTCGATAATCTGGTCTTTTTCAACAATCCCTACGCAGAATCCTGCAACATCATAATCTCCAGGCTTGTACATCCCCGGCATTTCAGCAGTTTCACCACCGATAAGCGCACAGTTGTTGTCTTTACAAGCTTCTACCATTCCTAAAACGATTTCCGCGGCGATTTCAGAATCAAGTTTTCCGCAAGCTAAATAATCAAGGAAAAACAATGGTTTTGCACCGTGACACAGAATATCATTCGCACACATTGCGAAACAGTCAACCCCGATAGAATCATATTTTTTTGAATCTAAAGCTACTTTCAGCTTCGTTCCTACTCCATCGGTTCCTGAAACCAAAACAGGATTTTTGTATCCTCCGATTTCATAGAAAGCTCCAAAACTTCCCAAATGATTCAAAACATTGGAATTGTGAGTTTCGCCAACCGCTTTTTTGATTTTATCAACGGTTTTGTAACCTTCCTCTTTGTCTACTCCTGCAGATTTGTAAGTGTTGCTCATATTTTTAATGTAACAGTGTATCAATTTAACAATCTAACAAATGAATCGTTTTATGCTAAAATGGGACGTTTTATTTCTATTTTATTCAGTCTAATTTAAGAAAATAAAAAAGCCGACAATCTTGGTAGATTATCGGCCGTTATTTTATCTCAGAATTTCAGAGTCCACAACATTCCCTTTTTTGGAAGAACATTCTTTAAAAGTGGTCTGAATTTTCATTACTTTTTCTTTTTGCAAAGATATTAATTTTATGTTAATATTCAAATGCTATTTTTCTAAGATTATTTCAACAGCAGAAATCTTTGATATTTTTTCTTTTAACTCACTGTTTTTCTCTTCGTTAGAAATAACATTTGTTTCTTTATCGAAGTTATCATTGAAGTGTGGCAGTGTGAATGTTTCCACAATATTTCCTGCATGTAAAGGGAATCTTTTTGATGCTGCTTCTAAAACGCCCAAACCACCTCTTGGTCCTGTTGCTGTTGCCATTAAAAACATTGGAATATCATTCCAAACTTTTCTTCCTTTGATTCTCGATGTCCAATCGAATACGTTTTTGAATGCTGTTGAATAGGTTCCGTTGTGCTCAGCTAATGAAACCAAAAGCATATCGGCAGCATCGATTTTTTCGGCAAGGTTTTTTGCTTCCTGAGGAACTCCGCTTTCTACTTCACGCTGGTTTTTGTAGATTGGCATTTCAAAATCGTTCATATCGACGATTTCTACTTCTGCATTTTCGATTAATGAAGCTGCATAAGAAACTAATTGTTTGTTGATTGATGTATCAGAATTGCTTCCGGCTATGGCTAAGATTTTCATTTATTTAATTGTATATTTTTAAAAGTTTTATTGTTGGTTTTTATGAAACCACCCCGTCAAAAAATCAAAGATTTTTCGCCACCCCTCCAAAGGAGGGGAATTTTTACACGGCAAAAATATTCTAATTATTTTAAATAAGAAGGTAATTCCATAGGAACTTCCATTAAAAGGATTTCTGTGTCTTCTGTTGCTTCGATGTTGAAACTTTGGGTATCCCAAATTCCTAAGCCGTCTCTTTCTCCTAAATCTCTGTCACCGATTTTTGCACTCCCTTTTAAAACAAATGCATAAACACCGTTTCCTTTTTTATTAAGCATATAGTTTTTACCGTTTCCTTTGGTAAATTTTGCCAAATTGAACCATGCATCCTGATGGATCCAAACTCCGGCATCGTTTTTATTGGGCGATAAAATCTGTTGGAATCCGTTATTTTTTTCTCCGTCTTCGATGCTTATTTGGTCATATCTTGGCTCAACTCCAACTTCTCTTGGAAAAACCCAAATCTGTAAAAATTTTACGGCTTCGTCTTTATTTTTATTGTATTCACTGTGCTGAACTCCCGTTCCTGCGCTCATTACCTGAATTTCTCCTTTTTTAATCACTGCAGTTGTTCCCATAGAATCTTTGTGTTCTAAATCTCCTTCCAAAGGAATAGAAATAATTTCCATGTCTTTGTGTGGATGAGTTCCGAAACCCATTCCCTGAGAAACGGTGTCATCATTCAAAACTCTTAAAACTCCGAAATTTGTTCTTTCAGGATTTTGATACCCTGCGAAGCTGAACGTATGATAAGAGTTTAACCATCCATGATTGGCGTGACCTCTTGTATCTGCTTTGTGATAAACTGTTTTCATATCTTTATTATTTATTTGTTATCTAATTACTATAATTGCTTTTAATTATGATACAAATGTACAGTTTGCAGATTCCGGAATTGTTGACGTAGGATAAGAAAGGATTTTCTGTGAATTACTAATTGTGAATCGTGAATTTTCTTCGAAGTGAATTTTCATTATAAACATTTATATATCTGTTTATATTAATAACTCAAAATTTAACGCAAAGCAAACAAAGAATATTAAAACCTGATCGTTTTAAAGTTATACAAAGGCGTAAACTTAGCAAAGAAATTTCACTACATGACAAAAATTTGCA is drawn from Chryseobacterium muglaense and contains these coding sequences:
- the purH gene encoding bifunctional phosphoribosylaminoimidazolecarboxamide formyltransferase/IMP cyclohydrolase, which encodes MSKRVLISVSDKSGLTEFAQFLESQNYELISTGGTFKHLKEAGLNPIQIDEVTDFPEMLDGRVKTLHPKVHGGLLAVRANEEHMKTVQEHNIGLIDMVIVNLYPFFENVNKDIPLHEKVEFIDIGGPSMLRSAAKNFDSVTVLTDVEDYAKVKIEMEQNGDTLIETRKRLAGKVFNLTSAYDAAISRMLLDEEYPTYLSASYKKVADLRYGENPHQTAAYYASTFENGAMKDFEQLGGKELSFNNLRDMDLCWKVVTEFKEEMACCAVKHSTPCGVAIGTSALETYAKTFECDPVSIFGGIVAMNYKIDAATAEKLNKTFLEIVMAPDFDEDALEILRKKKNLRIIKIVNPVSDKQTWVKVDGGILVQDNDSIFSDDIKVVTETQPTEEQKKALLFSQRVVKYVKSNAIVVSNGIQAFGIGGGQVNRIWATQQAIERAKEKFSGDLVLASDAFFPFRDVVDFCAQEGITAIIQPGGSVKDQDSIEAANEHKIPMMFTGVRHFFH
- the purN gene encoding phosphoribosylglycinamide formyltransferase, which produces MKNIIILVSGSGSNLQRIIDTIDNGEIQNAKVSLVVADRECFGLERAKNHNIENVLIPRGKNFSSELSKIIPENTDLIVLAGFLSILKPEFCENWVGKIINIHPALLPKFGGKGMWGHHVHHAVIEAKEKESGATVHFVTSGIDEGEAILQKSFEVTENDTPETVAEKVHSIEYEIFPKAINKVLGN
- the purM gene encoding phosphoribosylformylglycinamidine cyclo-ligase, translating into MSNTYKSAGVDKEEGYKTVDKIKKAVGETHNSNVLNHLGSFGAFYEIGGYKNPVLVSGTDGVGTKLKVALDSKKYDSIGVDCFAMCANDILCHGAKPLFFLDYLACGKLDSEIAAEIVLGMVEACKDNNCALIGGETAEMPGMYKPGDYDVAGFCVGIVEKDQIIDGSKIKTGDKIIALPSSGFHSNGFSLVRKVFPDFNEEFEGKPLYETLLVPTRLYYKDIHKVIEEVEVAGIAHITGGGLYENIPRIIGDGLCASIDASKIQIPSIMVELEKRGGVAHEEMFGTFNMGVGMIIVVDAEHAEKVLHLLDDAYEIGEITEGAEKIDLKF
- a CDS encoding NADPH-dependent FMN reductase, whose amino-acid sequence is MKILAIAGSNSDTSINKQLVSYAASLIENAEVEIVDMNDFEMPIYKNQREVESGVPQEAKNLAEKIDAADMLLVSLAEHNGTYSTAFKNVFDWTSRIKGRKVWNDIPMFLMATATGPRGGLGVLEAASKRFPLHAGNIVETFTLPHFNDNFDKETNVISNEEKNSELKEKISKISAVEIILEK
- a CDS encoding pirin family protein is translated as MKTVYHKADTRGHANHGWLNSYHTFSFAGYQNPERTNFGVLRVLNDDTVSQGMGFGTHPHKDMEIISIPLEGDLEHKDSMGTTAVIKKGEIQVMSAGTGVQHSEYNKNKDEAVKFLQIWVFPREVGVEPRYDQISIEDGEKNNGFQQILSPNKNDAGVWIHQDAWFNLAKFTKGNGKNYMLNKKGNGVYAFVLKGSAKIGDRDLGERDGLGIWDTQSFNIEATEDTEILLMEVPMELPSYLK